In Labilibaculum sp. DW002, one DNA window encodes the following:
- a CDS encoding PLDc N-terminal domain-containing protein has product MDLVTPELGSGIWMLFTVLVFAFFFYAIVHILRAKDLTSKGKFLFVILVLVMPILGAMLYFNLRETNKIYK; this is encoded by the coding sequence ATGGATTTAGTAACGCCAGAATTGGGAAGTGGAATTTGGATGCTTTTTACGGTTTTAGTTTTTGCCTTTTTCTTTTACGCAATTGTTCATATTCTTAGAGCAAAAGATTTAACAAGTAAAGGGAAGTTTTTGTTTGTCATTTTAGTTTTAGTGATGCCAATTTTGGGTGCTATGCTTTACTTCAATTTAAGAGAAACTAACAAAATATATAAGTAA